Genomic DNA from Lutibacter sp. A80:
TCAATGCCTATTTATCAAGATTAATTTTTTAAAACTTTAAGTGTTTTATGCTATTTATTAGCAAGTAAAAAAAACGGATAAGATTCTGTTTTATGTAAACTCTTTTTGTACATTGAAATTTCTAAATAAATCAAAAATGACTTCTATAGAAAAATCAACATTTGACTTTTTAAAAGCTCTTAAAGTAAATAATAATCGCGAATGGTTTACAGAAAATAAACCACAGTTTCAAATTGAACAGCAAAAAGTTAAAGAATGCTACCAAGTTTTAATGGAACGCTTAAAAATTCATGACACAATAGATAGATTTAAGTTTTTTAGAATTTATAGAGATGTACGCTTTTCTAAAGATAAAACACCTTATAAAACGCATTTCTCTGGTTCATTTTCTAGAGCAACTAAAAAATTAAGAGGAGGTTATTATCTACAAATAAGTCCTGGAGGGAGTTTTTTAGCAGGTGGATTTTGGGAACCAAATAAAGAAGATTTATTGCGAATTAGAAAAGAATTTGAAATGGATACTACCGAAATTCGCGCTATAATAAACAATAAAACATTTATAAAGCATTTTAAAAAACTAGAAGGTACAGCTTTAAAAACAGCTCCTAGAGGGTTTGATAAAGAGCATCCCGATATAGATTTAATACGAATGAAACAGTTTATTGTTACTAGAAATTTTACAGATAAAGAAGTTTTAGCTTCTAATTTTTTAGATGAAGTTGATAGTAGTTTTAAAGCAATGCGACCGTATTTTAATTATATGAGTGAAATACTTACAACAGATTTAAATGGAGAATCTATTATAGATTAAAATTCTTTATATTTGCTTACTACAAAATTAAACAAATTCTATGATTTTTATAGATAATGAAGGGCGTACAGATCCTAAATTAAATTTAGCTTTAGAAGAATATGCATTAAGAAATTTTGATGCTTCCACAGATTATTTATTGTTTTATATCAATAAACCGTCTATAATTATTGGACGTAATCAAAATACTTTAGAAGAAATTAACCAAGAGTATATAGAAGCAAATAATATTGAGGTTGTTAGGCGTATTTCAGGTGGTGGTGCAGTGTATCATGATTTGGGTAATTTAAATTTTAGCTTTATAACAAATCATGATGGTAAAAGCATTAGTAATTTTAAAAAGTTTACCGCTCCAGTAATACGTGTTTTAAACAATATGGGAGTTAATGCCGAGTTAAAAGGGCGTAATGATATATTGGTAGATGAAAAGAAAATTTCTGGTACTGCTCAGTTTTCTACAGGAAAAAGAATGATAAGTCATGGTACTTTATTATTCGATACCGATATGGGTGAAGTTAGTAAGGCGCTTCAAGTAAAAATGAGTAAAATTCAGTCTAAAGGTCATAAATCTGTTAGAAGTCGTGTTGCAAATATTAGTGAGTTTTTAAAAACTCCTATTACAATGGATGATTTTAAACAGCAATTACTTAATGGATTGTTTGAAGCACGTGAACATTTTGAAATACATAAGTTAACTGAAGCTGAATGGAAAGCTGTACATCAATTAAAATCGGAAAAATATGATTTATGGGAATGGAATTATGGACGTTCACCTAAATTTAATATACAGCGCAGCAAACGTTTTGCTATAGGTGAAATAGACCTGCGTATTTTTGTTGAAAAAGGACTTATTTCTGAGTTTAAAGTATTTGGAGATTTCTTTGGAAGACAACCAATTTCAGATCTTGAAAACTTGTTAATTAGTGTTCCATACGATAAAAATGAAATTTCTAAAAAGCTTGAAGAAGTAGTTATAGAAAATTATTTTGGGAAATTAGAAAAATTAGATTTTATAAATCTTGTTTATGGTAATGATTAATTAGTATTAAGTTTTAAAAAACATAAAACGAGAAAAAGGCAATGAAAAAATCATCGCCTTTAACTTATTAAGTTGTGTAAACTTTATTTTAGCTAGTTGAATATTAACTATTTCTTTCTAATAATGCCATATAAAATCCATCGTAACCTGTTTTAAAAGGTGAAACTTTATGGTCTTTTATAATTGTAAAGTTAGGATTGTTTTTAAGGAATTTTTTAACTTGAAGTTCGTTTTCCGAAGGTAAAATAGAACAAGTAGCATACACTAATTTTCCATTAACTTTTACCAATTTCGAATAATTTTCTAGTATTTCAGCTTGAGTTTTAATAATATTTTCAACAAACTCTTGTTCTAATTTCCATTTGCTATCTGGATTTCTTCTTAAAACACCAATTCCACTACAAGGTGCATCAATAAGCACTCTGTCTGCAGTACCTTTCATTTTCTTAAACACTTTGGTAGTGTCTAATACTTTGGTTGTAACATTATGTACTCCAGCTCTACGTGTTCTAATTTTTAATTTTTTTAATTTACTTTCATAAATATCAGTTGCAATAATCTGACCTTTATTTTCCATTAAAGCTGCTAAATGTAAGGTTTTTCCTCCAGCTCCAGCACAAGTATCAATTACTTTCATTCCTGGTTTTACGCCTAAATATGCAGCAACTAATTGAGAAGAAGCATCTTGTACTTCAAACAAGCCATCTTTAAAACAATCTGTTCTAAAAACATTGGCGCGTTCTACCAATTTTAAAGCATCTGGATAACCATCAATAAATGTAGTAGCAATACCTTCATCAGCTAATTTTTTTCTTAAAGAAGCTTTGTTCGTTCTTAAGGTATTTGTACGTAAAATAACTTCGGCTTGTATGTTTAAAGACGCAATTTCTTTTGTCCAATGTTTTTCACCTAACTCTTTTACACCTAATTCATCTAACCAATCTGGAATAGATTCTTTAAATACTCTAACTTTTTGAAGTTCATCAAATTTACCTTTAATTCTTCTTTCTGGAACACCTTGTAACTGGTTCCAATCTGGTAATTTGTAACCTTTTAAGATTGCAAAAACAGCAAAGTTTTTCCAAACATTTTCTGTTGAATAATGAGACTTTGTTCCAGCAATTTCATTGTATAATCGCTTCCAACGCACCATTTCGTAAATAGTTTCTGCAACAAATTTTCGATCTCTTGCACCCCAACGCGCATCTCTTTTTAGTGCTTTTTGCACTACTTTATCGGCATATTCACCTTCATTAAAAATAAGTTTTATTGAATCTATTACGGTAAACACTAAATTTCTATGTAATCTCATATGTAAAAAATAAGTCTGCAAATATACGAAATTAGATGATAAGATATTGTTAATTGCTACTTGAATTATTATCTTCGTCTTTTTTACAAAAAGAATGTCCATTTATAGCTTAAATACTTCTATATCATATTTAAAAGGTGTTGGCCCTAGCAGAGCTGATTTGTTAAAATCGGAGTTAGGGATTTTTACATTTGGTGATTTAATTAATTTTTTTCCAAATAGGTATATAGATAGAACTCAGTTTTTTAAAATAAATCAATTACAACAAAATTCTTCTGAAATTCAGGTAGTTGGTAAAATTACAAACATTAGAACAGTACAACAAAAACGAGGAAGTAGGTTAGTTGCAACTTTTAAAGATGAAACAGGTACTATGGAACTTGTTTGGTTTAGAGGTGCTAAATGGATTAAAGACAATCTAAAAATAAATACAGCTTATGTTATTTTTGGAAAGACTAATTATTTTAAAGGAGTGTTTTCTATGCCACATCCAGAAATGGATTTATTAGCAGATTATAAAAAAAATTTGCTAAGTGCAATGCAACCAATTTATCCATCTACAGAAAAGTTAACAAATAAAGGGATTTCAAATAAAGTTGTTTCCAAAATGATTCAGAATTTATTTGAAGAGGTAAATGGAAAATTTAGTGAGACACTTTCACAGCCTATATTGCAAAATTTACAGTTAATTTCAAAAAGTGAAGCATTATTAAATATTCATTTTCCTAGAAATCAAGAACTACTTACAAAAGCACAAAACAGGTTAAAATTTGAAGAATTATTTTTTATTCAATTACAATTAATTAGAAAAAAACTAGTAAGAAAAGTAAAAATAAAAGGTTTTAATTTTACGGAAGTTGGAGATAATTTTAATAATTTTTATAAAAATAACTTACCTTTTGATTTAACAAATGCACAAAAACGTGTGTTAAGAGAAATACGTAAAGATCTTGGTTCTAATGCACAAATGAATCGCTTATTACAAGGTGATGTTGGTTCAGGAAAAACAATTGTAGCACTATTAACAATACTAATAGCTTTAGATAATGGTTTTCAGGCTGCATTAATGGCGCCAACTGAAATTTTAGCAACGCAGCACTACAATTCAATTGTAGAAATGTTAAATGGTTTAAATGTTTCTGTAAAATTATTAACAGGTTCTACCAAAATTAAAGAACGAAGAATAATTCATAAAGAGTTACTATCTGGTGAATTAGATATTTTAATTGGTACACACGCACTGATTGAAGATAAAGTGAAATTTAAAAACTTAGGTATTGCAATAATAGATGAGCAACATAGGTTTGGTGTAGCACAACGTTCTAAAATGTGGCAAAAAAACACCTTACCACCACATATTTTGGTTATGACAGCAACTCCAATTCCTAGAACATTAGCTATGAGTGTGTATGGAGATTTAGATATTTCAGTAATAGATGAATTACCTCCTGGAAGAAAAGAGGTAAAAACAGCGCATAGATACGACTCTAATAGGTTATCGGTTTTTAAATTTTTAAAAGAAGAAATTGCTAAAGGCAGACAAGTATATATTGTTTATCCGTTAATTAATGAGTCTGAAGCAATGGATTACAAAGATTTAATGGATGGTTATGAAAGTATTTCTAGAGAATTTCCATTGCCAAACTACCAAATAAGTATTGTACATGGGAAAATGAAACCCGCTGATAAAGACTACGAAATGCAACGTTTTATAAGTGGTGAAACTCAAATTATGGTAGCAACAACTGTAATAGAAGTTGGTGTAAATATTCCAAATGCAAGTGTTATGGTTATTGAAAGTGCAGAACGTTTTGGCTTGTCTCAATTACATCAATTAAGAGGTAGAGTTGGACGTGGAGCTGAACAAAGCTACTGTATTTTAATGACGAGTTTTAA
This window encodes:
- the recG gene encoding ATP-dependent DNA helicase RecG — its product is MSIYSLNTSISYLKGVGPSRADLLKSELGIFTFGDLINFFPNRYIDRTQFFKINQLQQNSSEIQVVGKITNIRTVQQKRGSRLVATFKDETGTMELVWFRGAKWIKDNLKINTAYVIFGKTNYFKGVFSMPHPEMDLLADYKKNLLSAMQPIYPSTEKLTNKGISNKVVSKMIQNLFEEVNGKFSETLSQPILQNLQLISKSEALLNIHFPRNQELLTKAQNRLKFEELFFIQLQLIRKKLVRKVKIKGFNFTEVGDNFNNFYKNNLPFDLTNAQKRVLREIRKDLGSNAQMNRLLQGDVGSGKTIVALLTILIALDNGFQAALMAPTEILATQHYNSIVEMLNGLNVSVKLLTGSTKIKERRIIHKELLSGELDILIGTHALIEDKVKFKNLGIAIIDEQHRFGVAQRSKMWQKNTLPPHILVMTATPIPRTLAMSVYGDLDISVIDELPPGRKEVKTAHRYDSNRLSVFKFLKEEIAKGRQVYIVYPLINESEAMDYKDLMDGYESISREFPLPNYQISIVHGKMKPADKDYEMQRFISGETQIMVATTVIEVGVNIPNASVMVIESAERFGLSQLHQLRGRVGRGAEQSYCILMTSFKLSSDAKIRLNTMVDTSDGFKIAEVDLKLRGPGNLMGTQQSGVLNLRIADIVKDAPLLKMARSIAIDVLTKDASLKAPENAAIRIAYQQISKNSTIWANIS
- a CDS encoding DUF2461 domain-containing protein, whose amino-acid sequence is MTSIEKSTFDFLKALKVNNNREWFTENKPQFQIEQQKVKECYQVLMERLKIHDTIDRFKFFRIYRDVRFSKDKTPYKTHFSGSFSRATKKLRGGYYLQISPGGSFLAGGFWEPNKEDLLRIRKEFEMDTTEIRAIINNKTFIKHFKKLEGTALKTAPRGFDKEHPDIDLIRMKQFIVTRNFTDKEVLASNFLDEVDSSFKAMRPYFNYMSEILTTDLNGESIID
- a CDS encoding RsmB/NOP family class I SAM-dependent RNA methyltransferase, whose protein sequence is MRLHRNLVFTVIDSIKLIFNEGEYADKVVQKALKRDARWGARDRKFVAETIYEMVRWKRLYNEIAGTKSHYSTENVWKNFAVFAILKGYKLPDWNQLQGVPERRIKGKFDELQKVRVFKESIPDWLDELGVKELGEKHWTKEIASLNIQAEVILRTNTLRTNKASLRKKLADEGIATTFIDGYPDALKLVERANVFRTDCFKDGLFEVQDASSQLVAAYLGVKPGMKVIDTCAGAGGKTLHLAALMENKGQIIATDIYESKLKKLKIRTRRAGVHNVTTKVLDTTKVFKKMKGTADRVLIDAPCSGIGVLRRNPDSKWKLEQEFVENIIKTQAEILENYSKLVKVNGKLVYATCSILPSENELQVKKFLKNNPNFTIIKDHKVSPFKTGYDGFYMALLERNS
- a CDS encoding lipoate--protein ligase, which codes for MIFIDNEGRTDPKLNLALEEYALRNFDASTDYLLFYINKPSIIIGRNQNTLEEINQEYIEANNIEVVRRISGGGAVYHDLGNLNFSFITNHDGKSISNFKKFTAPVIRVLNNMGVNAELKGRNDILVDEKKISGTAQFSTGKRMISHGTLLFDTDMGEVSKALQVKMSKIQSKGHKSVRSRVANISEFLKTPITMDDFKQQLLNGLFEAREHFEIHKLTEAEWKAVHQLKSEKYDLWEWNYGRSPKFNIQRSKRFAIGEIDLRIFVEKGLISEFKVFGDFFGRQPISDLENLLISVPYDKNEISKKLEEVVIENYFGKLEKLDFINLVYGND